From Heteronotia binoei isolate CCM8104 ecotype False Entrance Well chromosome 3, APGP_CSIRO_Hbin_v1, whole genome shotgun sequence, a single genomic window includes:
- the CREG1 gene encoding protein CREG1 isoform X2, producing MWPLWGLLVLAGAVGARQVPPSNETARMARFVAHTCDWGALATISTHDPVRGQPFANVFSISDGQVWNSSGVPYMYLTAREISVQDLQVNANASLTLSLAQTSYCKDEKYDPQNPLCAHVIFCGVVEKVTGREADFAKTALFSRHPEMKDWPPDHDWFFAKLNITNIWVLSHFGGIEVVTPEDYFNATP from the exons ATGTGGCCGCTCTGGGGGTTGCTGGTGCTGGCGGGGGCGGTGGGGGCGCGTCAGGTCCCACCAAGCAACGAGACGGCGCGGATGGCGCGCTTCGTGGCGCACACCTGTGATTGGGGCGCGCTGGCCACCATCTCGACGCATGACCCGGTGCGGGGCCAGCCTTTCGCCAACGTTTTCTCCATCAGCGACGGGCAAGTGTGGAACAGCAGTGGGGTGCCCTACATGTACCTGACCGCCAGAGAAATCTCAGTGCAGGATCTGCAG GTTAATGCGAATGCCTCCTTAACACTCTCCTTGGCACAGACTTCGTATTGCAAGGATGAGAAATATGATCCTCAGAATCCTCTGTGTGCCCATGTGATCTTCTGTGGAGTAGTTGAAAAG GTGACTGGAAGAGAAGCAGACTTTGCAAAGACAGCACTGTTCAGCAGACATCCCGAAATGAAAGACTGGCCTCCTGATCATGACTGGTTCTTTGCCAAACTCAACATTACCAACATCTGGGTCCTGAGCCATTTTGGGGGGATTGAAGTGGTGACCCCTGAAGACTATTTTAATGCCACCCCTTAG
- the CREG1 gene encoding protein CREG1 isoform X1 → MWPLWGLLVLAGAVGARQVPPSNETARMARFVAHTCDWGALATISTHDPVRGQPFANVFSISDGQVWNSSGVPYMYLTAREISVQDLQVNANASLTLSLAQTSYCKDEKYDPQNPLCAHVIFCGVVEKVTGREADFAKTALFSRHPEMKDWPPDHDWFFAKLNITNIWVLSHFGGIEVVTPEDYFNATPY, encoded by the exons ATGTGGCCGCTCTGGGGGTTGCTGGTGCTGGCGGGGGCGGTGGGGGCGCGTCAGGTCCCACCAAGCAACGAGACGGCGCGGATGGCGCGCTTCGTGGCGCACACCTGTGATTGGGGCGCGCTGGCCACCATCTCGACGCATGACCCGGTGCGGGGCCAGCCTTTCGCCAACGTTTTCTCCATCAGCGACGGGCAAGTGTGGAACAGCAGTGGGGTGCCCTACATGTACCTGACCGCCAGAGAAATCTCAGTGCAGGATCTGCAG GTTAATGCGAATGCCTCCTTAACACTCTCCTTGGCACAGACTTCGTATTGCAAGGATGAGAAATATGATCCTCAGAATCCTCTGTGTGCCCATGTGATCTTCTGTGGAGTAGTTGAAAAG GTGACTGGAAGAGAAGCAGACTTTGCAAAGACAGCACTGTTCAGCAGACATCCCGAAATGAAAGACTGGCCTCCTGATCATGACTGGTTCTTTGCCAAACTCAACATTACCAACATCTGGGTCCTGAGCCATTTTGGGGGGATTGAAGTGGTGACCCCTGAAGACTATTTTAATGCCACCCCTTA